GGTATCGCGTCTCCACCCGGACGCGGTTGCCCACTTCGGAGATGTCGATCTCGACCTCGTCGAAGAGGCTCCGGTCGGCGTCGCCGTGAAGTCGCTTGACTGACTCGATGACCAGCTCGGTTCCGCCGGTTCCGGCAACGCGAATCTCTCCGGAGATATTGGAGACGTAGAGCTCTCCGCCGGCACCGAGCTCGATGCGCCGGGCGAAGGGTTCCTCACGTTCCTGCGCCACCGCACCCACGGCGGCGGCGACGAGCAGGGGAAGGCAGGTCGAAATCAGCATGTATTTCCGGTTCTTCATGATTCTTCTCATATGGGGTTCGAGGGCGTCTCGGTCCCTTTCATTTCCTCGATCAGGTCGAATGCGTTCTCGCCCTCGCCCTTTCGAACTTCGTTGATGACCCGAATCGTGTTTTGGAGGAGGCTCACCTTGCGGCGAAGCGCTCCCAGGAGGCTTTCCTGAGCCACCTTGCTATCGGGCTCGGAGCGGATTGCTTGGCGGCTCTCCTCGATCGCTTTCTCGATCAGATCGAGATTCTCGTTCAGGACGAGGACCAACTCTTCCGACAGTACACCATCGTTTTGCACGACGATTTGCTCGAGGCCGCCGATGGCGTTGTCATAGTGCGCTTCGGCGGCACGGAGCTCCTCGGTGACCATGGTGACGAGCGCCCCCTGGTCGTCGACCGCCGGTGAATCTCTTCTCGCGAGAAAAATCGCGACCGCGAGCAGAATCAAGGCCGCGAGGGCCAGATAGGCGCGGACGTCGGTCGCTTTGCTCGGTGGGTGACGTCGTTCCATCGCCGCCGCTAACGAAGTCCAGACGTGCTCCGGAGGTTCGGGATTCCCGAGCGCTCTCGCCTGGCGTCGGATGGAGCGGAGATCGGCCTCTAGCTCCCGGCAGGCTTGGCAGGAGCTCAGGTGGCTCTCGACCAGGGCTTTTTCTCCCGGCTCCAGGGTTCCGTCGACGTAGTCGTTCAAACGGTCGGTGAAATCGTCTCGTGTCACGGCGCTGCTCCGGCGGAACGAGTTTTCAATTGGTCCCGCAGCTTCATGCGGGCTCGGTGAACGAGCGATTTGGACGTGCCAACGGCGACGCCGAGGATGCTGCCGACCTCCCGGTGGTCATAGCCAGCGACGTCGTGAAGGAGAAACGCGGCGCGTGACGACGGGGGAAGAAACCCGATGGCGCGCTCGAGCTCGAGACCACGAGCTCCCTCGGGGCTCCTGCCGCTAGAAAGCATTTCGGGAAGCGGGTCGGTCCGCGACTGTTCCTTGGCTCCGCGACTTCTCAAATGATCGAGACAGCGGTTGACGGCGAGTCTGTGCAGCCAAGTGCCAAAGGCGGACCGGCCGGCGAACGTCGGGAGCTTGTCGTAAACTTGCAAGAATATCTCCTGGAGCAAGTCTTCTGCGTCCTCTCGAGTCCTCAACCTTCGAAGCGCCAGGCCAAACACGACACCGCTGTGTTTCCGGTA
The sequence above is a segment of the Vicinamibacteria bacterium genome. Coding sequences within it:
- a CDS encoding RNA polymerase sigma factor is translated as RGYELPSTPMTPNREGRRAEDDDLVERILGGDDAAFETLYRKHSGVVFGLALRRLRTREDAEDLLQEIFLQVYDKLPTFAGRSAFGTWLHRLAVNRCLDHLRSRGAKEQSRTDPLPEMLSSGRSPEGARGLELERAIGFLPPSSRAAFLLHDVAGYDHREVGSILGVAVGTSKSLVHRARMKLRDQLKTRSAGAAP
- a CDS encoding zf-HC2 domain-containing protein; the encoded protein is MTRDDFTDRLNDYVDGTLEPGEKALVESHLSSCQACRELEADLRSIRRQARALGNPEPPEHVWTSLAAAMERRHPPSKATDVRAYLALAALILLAVAIFLARRDSPAVDDQGALVTMVTEELRAAEAHYDNAIGGLEQIVVQNDGVLSEELVLVLNENLDLIEKAIEESRQAIRSEPDSKVAQESLLGALRRKVSLLQNTIRVINEVRKGEGENAFDLIEEMKGTETPSNPI